A genomic segment from Cricetulus griseus strain 17A/GY chromosome 8, alternate assembly CriGri-PICRH-1.0, whole genome shotgun sequence encodes:
- the Nt5c3a gene encoding cytosolic 5'-nucleotidase 3A isoform X2, which produces MTNQESAVLLKMMPEFQKSSVQIKNPTRVEEIICGLIKGGAAKLQIITDFDMTLSRFSYNGKRCPTCHNIIDNCKLVTDECRRKLLQLKEHYYAIEVDPFLTVEEKFPHMVEWYTKSHGLLVEQGIPKAKLKEIVADSDVMLKEGYENFFGKLQKHGIPVFIFSAGIGDVLEEIIRQAGVYHSNVKVVSNFMDFDENGVLKGFKGELIHVFNKHDGALKNTDYFSELKDNSNIILLGDSQGDLRMADGVANVEHILKIGYLNDRVDELLEKYMDSYDIVLVKEESLEVVNSILQKTL; this is translated from the exons ATGACTAATCAGGAGTCTGCTGTCCTTTTGAAAATG ATGCCAGAATTTCAGAAAAGCTCAGTTCAAATCAAGAACCCTACAAGAGTAGAAGAAATTATCTGTGGCCTCATTAAAGGAGGAGCTGCTAAACTTCAG ATAATAACAGACTTTGATATGACACTAAGTAGGTTTTCCTACAATGGGAAAAGATGCCCAACATGTCATA ATATCATTGACAACTGCAAACTTGTCACAGACGAATGTCGACGAAAG TTACTGCAGCTAAAGGAGCATTATTACGCTATTGAAGTTGACCCTTTCCTCACTGTGGAAGAGAAGTTCCCTCACATGGTAGAGTG GTATACTAAGTCCCATGGTTTGCTTGTTGAACAAGGCATACCAAAAGCCAAACTTAAAGAGATTGTGGCAGACTCTGATGTGATGCTCAA GGAAGGATATGAGAATTTCTTTGGAAAACTTCAAAAGCATGGTATCCCTGTGTTCATATTTTCGGCTGGTATCGGTGATGTGCTTGAAGAAATTATACGTCAAGCTGGAGTTTATCATTCAAATGTCAAAGTAGTATCCAACTTCATGGATTTTGATGAAAAT gGAGTTCTGAAAGGATTCAAAGGAGAACTAATTCATGTGTTCAACAAACACGATGGTGCCTTGAAGAACACAGACTATTTCAGCGAACTGAAAGACAACAGCAACATCATTCTGCTGGGGGACTCCCAAGGAGACTTGAGGATGGCAGATGGCGTAGCCAATGTTGAACACATTCTGAAAATTGGGTATCTGAATGACAGA GTAGACGAGCTTTTAGAAAAATACATGGACTCTTACGATATTGTTTTAGTAAAAGAAGAATCATTGGAGGTCGTCAACTCAATTTTACAAAAGACATTATAA
- the Nt5c3a gene encoding cytosolic 5'-nucleotidase 3A isoform X3, which translates to MMPEFQKSSVQIKNPTRVEEIICGLIKGGAAKLQIITDFDMTLSRFSYNGKRCPTCHNIIDNCKLVTDECRRKLLQLKEHYYAIEVDPFLTVEEKFPHMVEWYTKSHGLLVEQGIPKAKLKEIVADSDVMLKEGYENFFGKLQKHGIPVFIFSAGIGDVLEEIIRQAGVYHSNVKVVSNFMDFDENGVLKGFKGELIHVFNKHDGALKNTDYFSELKDNSNIILLGDSQGDLRMADGVANVEHILKIGYLNDRVDELLEKYMDSYDIVLVKEESLEVVNSILQKTL; encoded by the exons ATGCCAGAATTTCAGAAAAGCTCAGTTCAAATCAAGAACCCTACAAGAGTAGAAGAAATTATCTGTGGCCTCATTAAAGGAGGAGCTGCTAAACTTCAG ATAATAACAGACTTTGATATGACACTAAGTAGGTTTTCCTACAATGGGAAAAGATGCCCAACATGTCATA ATATCATTGACAACTGCAAACTTGTCACAGACGAATGTCGACGAAAG TTACTGCAGCTAAAGGAGCATTATTACGCTATTGAAGTTGACCCTTTCCTCACTGTGGAAGAGAAGTTCCCTCACATGGTAGAGTG GTATACTAAGTCCCATGGTTTGCTTGTTGAACAAGGCATACCAAAAGCCAAACTTAAAGAGATTGTGGCAGACTCTGATGTGATGCTCAA GGAAGGATATGAGAATTTCTTTGGAAAACTTCAAAAGCATGGTATCCCTGTGTTCATATTTTCGGCTGGTATCGGTGATGTGCTTGAAGAAATTATACGTCAAGCTGGAGTTTATCATTCAAATGTCAAAGTAGTATCCAACTTCATGGATTTTGATGAAAAT gGAGTTCTGAAAGGATTCAAAGGAGAACTAATTCATGTGTTCAACAAACACGATGGTGCCTTGAAGAACACAGACTATTTCAGCGAACTGAAAGACAACAGCAACATCATTCTGCTGGGGGACTCCCAAGGAGACTTGAGGATGGCAGATGGCGTAGCCAATGTTGAACACATTCTGAAAATTGGGTATCTGAATGACAGA GTAGACGAGCTTTTAGAAAAATACATGGACTCTTACGATATTGTTTTAGTAAAAGAAGAATCATTGGAGGTCGTCAACTCAATTTTACAAAAGACATTATAA
- the Nt5c3a gene encoding cytosolic 5'-nucleotidase 3A isoform X1: MPEFQKSSVQIKNPTRVEEIICGLIKGGAAKLQIITDFDMTLSRFSYNGKRCPTCHNIIDNCKLVTDECRRKLLQLKEHYYAIEVDPFLTVEEKFPHMVEWYTKSHGLLVEQGIPKAKLKEIVADSDVMLKEGYENFFGKLQKHGIPVFIFSAGIGDVLEEIIRQAGVYHSNVKVVSNFMDFDENGVLKGFKGELIHVFNKHDGALKNTDYFSELKDNSNIILLGDSQGDLRMADGVANVEHILKIGYLNDRVDELLEKYMDSYDIVLVKEESLEVVNSILQKTL; the protein is encoded by the exons ATGCCAGAATTTCAGAAAAGCTCAGTTCAAATCAAGAACCCTACAAGAGTAGAAGAAATTATCTGTGGCCTCATTAAAGGAGGAGCTGCTAAACTTCAG ATAATAACAGACTTTGATATGACACTAAGTAGGTTTTCCTACAATGGGAAAAGATGCCCAACATGTCATA ATATCATTGACAACTGCAAACTTGTCACAGACGAATGTCGACGAAAG TTACTGCAGCTAAAGGAGCATTATTACGCTATTGAAGTTGACCCTTTCCTCACTGTGGAAGAGAAGTTCCCTCACATGGTAGAGTG GTATACTAAGTCCCATGGTTTGCTTGTTGAACAAGGCATACCAAAAGCCAAACTTAAAGAGATTGTGGCAGACTCTGATGTGATGCTCAA GGAAGGATATGAGAATTTCTTTGGAAAACTTCAAAAGCATGGTATCCCTGTGTTCATATTTTCGGCTGGTATCGGTGATGTGCTTGAAGAAATTATACGTCAAGCTGGAGTTTATCATTCAAATGTCAAAGTAGTATCCAACTTCATGGATTTTGATGAAAAT gGAGTTCTGAAAGGATTCAAAGGAGAACTAATTCATGTGTTCAACAAACACGATGGTGCCTTGAAGAACACAGACTATTTCAGCGAACTGAAAGACAACAGCAACATCATTCTGCTGGGGGACTCCCAAGGAGACTTGAGGATGGCAGATGGCGTAGCCAATGTTGAACACATTCTGAAAATTGGGTATCTGAATGACAGA GTAGACGAGCTTTTAGAAAAATACATGGACTCTTACGATATTGTTTTAGTAAAAGAAGAATCATTGGAGGTCGTCAACTCAATTTTACAAAAGACATTATAA